GATGttgaaagttttatttttttaaccactagatggccacatttaaaatgtgaccCAAGACtacaaagccagtcataaggataaattttatgaaattgagttttatacatcacatgaaatatgaacaaataagctttccattaatgtatgatttgttaggataagatgatatttggccaagatacagttgtccaaatgaagttcttagcaatgtattaggtttatatatatttacgaaaggaaatttacaaaaaaaaaaatcttaatggacatgatctttacttaacatcctaatgatttttggcataaaagaaaacgtGATAATTTtaatccatacaatgtattggtggctattgctacaaatatacccgtgctactcatgaccggttttgtggtccagggtcacaaatgtgtacAAGTTATTTTAAGACCAAAATGACAAAGtaaaagttaaagttaataCAACGTTATTGTTCCCTTAAATTGTTAGATTTAAGATTCAGTGCAATATAAAAACTCTAAATAGAGATGAGATTATACATATTcacaagattttaaaaagttagcAATTCAGTCGTCATGCAGTACTTGTGCctctacaaacatacagtaAGTGCTTTGATACGTTAGTAAATTTAAACCAAAATCTATGCCATTGCAAACACTGAGATTTAGGCAATATTTCAGTCTGACAGCCGATTAGAaattatttcaacattatttttgtacaatttCACAGTTAACTGCAGGTACCTCAAGTTTTAATGCCGGTGTAAAATATATTGGTCAGATTAGTGTTAGTAGTGTTAAATTCTCATATAAAAACATTCAGGCACTTGTGGCACACGGTAAACAAAGCATCTGCACAATAACAATTGTTAAGTTCAAACACAAAAATTGACCTCCTCTTCATTCACATCATGAGATATGACCATTTGATCTTTAGGACTTTTATTCTTCATCTTTGATCAGCCACACTTCATTCCGGCGGTTGGTCAGTTTGAAGGGGCTGTCATATCCCGCTCTGTAAAATGGAGCCTCCTTGAATTTCATCCCATCTCGCTTGAGGCTCTCTATCAGATTCAGAAGCTCCGCACGGCAGCTCTCACTGTTAGCAAAGCCTCCAAAGGTcctgcaaaaaaacaaagccAAGCAAACGTGAAGCTATGACAACAAAACTAttatgaaccagaaaaaaaatgtagttttagaTCTAAAATCCCTTGCAAGACTTGACACAAACATACCTCACAAACACTGTGAGCTCTTTTCTATTTTCGATGAAAACATCTGGATCAGTGGGTTTGGGTGGGTCAGCCTGATGTTCCTCAGGGATGTAGAAGGACACAGTGAAGGTGCTTTCACAAGCGGGTCCAGCACCAGGCTCAATCAGACAGCTCACTGGTGCCGTCATCTCCACCTTAGACTCTGATGGCACGGGACAAATGCTC
This is a stretch of genomic DNA from Labeo rohita strain BAU-BD-2019 chromosome 20, IGBB_LRoh.1.0, whole genome shotgun sequence. It encodes these proteins:
- the hebp2 gene encoding heme-binding protein 2, whose amino-acid sequence is MLKAIGQTFFSSGLQNPKSTTQQSKGEDYEVRTYHTTNWVSTAVTGMEQDSALSTGFRRLFKYIQGNNEKKSKVEMTAPVSCLIEPGAGPACESTFTVSFYIPEEHQADPPKPTDPDVFIENRKELTVFVRTFGGFANSESCRAELLNLIESLKRDGMKFKEAPFYRAGYDSPFKLTNRRNEVWLIKDEE